GTGGCTATCAGCATTGGCGGCGCCAGCGGCCACTTTGAGCTGAATGTGTTCAAACCGGTTATGATCTTTAACTTCCTGCACTCTGCCCGCCTCATTGGTGATGGCTGCATCAGCTTCAACGACAAATGCGCGGAAGGTATCGAACCAATTGAAGCAAACATCCGGAAACACGTTGAAAACTCCCTGATGCTGGTGACGGCGCTGAATACAAAGATCGGGTACTACAAAGCCGCAGAAATTGCGCAGAAAGCACATAAGGAAGGTACAACACTGAAAGAAATGGCCGTGAAACTGGGCTACGTAACACCACAACAATTCGACGAATGGGTGGTGCCGGCACACATGGTAGGAGAGATCAAATAATCAGGATCATATTTATAGATAAAAGAGTCCCGTTGTGAAAGGCGGGACTCTTTTTTTATTATCTTACTAACCGCACTTAACTAACAGCTATGAACATACTTTTTTTTAGCGCGCAATCGTATGATAAGGCATATTTCAACACCGCCAATCAGGACGGACACCACCATTTCCGCTTTCTCGAATATCCGCTTAATGAAGATAATACAGTATTGATAAAAGATGAACAGGCCGTATGTGTATTTGTGAATGATAAGGTGAATGCCGCTGTGATCCGGCAACTCAAAGAAAAAGGAATCCGCCTCATTGCATTGCGTTGTGCCGGCTTTAATAATGTGGACCTGAAAGCCGCCGCAGCAGCAGGCATTAAAGTAGTACGCGTGCCGGCCTACTCGCCGCATGCAGTAGCAGAACATGCCGTGGCGCTCTTGTTGGGACTCAACCGTAAAATATATAAATCGTATAACCGTATCCGTGATGGCAACTTTACTCTGAACGGACTGGAAGGATTTGATTTGTATGGTAAAACAATAGGTGTAATTGGTACGGGGAATATCGGTGCTGTATTTTGCCATATTATGCTGGGGTTCGGGTGTAAAGTACTGGCTTATGATATTCATAACAATGAAGACCTTATCAAAGCAGGGGTGCAATATGTTGCTGTGGGTACTATTCTGTCGTCGGCAGATGTTATTTCGCTGCATTGCCCGCTCACAGCAGAAACGAAGCATCTTGTGAATGCGCACACCATTGCAGAAATGAAACAGGGTGTTACGATTATTAACACCAGCCGCGGCGGATTAATAGATACAAAGGCCGTAGTGGAAGCCCTGAAGAATGGAC
The Chitinophaga sp. MM2321 DNA segment above includes these coding regions:
- a CDS encoding 2-hydroxyacid dehydrogenase is translated as MNILFFSAQSYDKAYFNTANQDGHHHFRFLEYPLNEDNTVLIKDEQAVCVFVNDKVNAAVIRQLKEKGIRLIALRCAGFNNVDLKAAAAAGIKVVRVPAYSPHAVAEHAVALLLGLNRKIYKSYNRIRDGNFTLNGLEGFDLYGKTIGVIGTGNIGAVFCHIMLGFGCKVLAYDIHNNEDLIKAGVQYVAVGTILSSADVISLHCPLTAETKHLVNAHTIAEMKQGVTIINTSRGGLIDTKAVVEALKNGHIGALGIDVYEQEEQLFFQNFSGSIIQDDVLSRLTTFPNVLVTAHQGFFTKEALTQIAVITLQNISDFEKGGTLLNEVAL